CAGGAATCCGGCCCGCTTGACGCTGCGGCGCTCGGGATCCTTCTCGTTCCAGAAATCGTGTTCGGTCATCGTCGTCGGCACGGCCGTCGCGGCCAGCGCCAGCGCCGACAATCGCGGGAACCGGCCCAGTGCGAGCAGGACACCCCCGCCGACGCGGATCGCCGCGTTGATCTCGACGATCCGCGCGGGGTTCTCCCGCAGATAGCCGGCGACACCGCGCGGCAGCACGTGTTCACCACGCCGGACCAGCCGGGTGGCGGCCTCGGTCCGGGACGACGGATCGGTGAAGGCGGCGATGCCGTCGGCGACGAAGGTGGTGGCCAACAACGGGCGTGCGATGCGCCGGAGCATGACGGGATCCTTTCGGTGGTACGCGATGGCGTCCGAGGGCGTCGTGGACGGGCTGTTCGAAGCGCGGCTACCCCGATTCCGGCCGCCTACGCACCCGGGTGTCGACCTGCAATCGCCGCCGCCGGGCCGGTGGCCCGTACCTGATTCGCCGCCCCGAATACGGGTAGCTCGCCCTGCGTACGAACTCGATCAGAGAGGAGACCGCCGAGATGGCTCATCCGATCACCACGGAGCTGGACCGGGAACAACAGCGCATCGCCGGTGACGCCTTGTGCGACACCGTCATCGATCTCATCGATCTGGCGTTGATCGGTAAACAGGCGCATTGGAACGTCATCGGCCCGCGGTTCCGCTCGGTCCATCTGGCGCTGGACGAATTGGTCTTCGCGGTAAGGGAATTCACCGATTCCGCCGCCGAGCGCGCGACCGCCGTCGGGGTGAGCCCGGACGGCCGCGCCCGCACGGTCGCCGAACGCACCGGCGCCGAGGGCTTCCCGGTCGGCTGGCAGCGCGACGACGAGGTCACCACCGCGATCGTCGCGAACCTCACGGCGGTGATCCGCCGGTTGCGCAAGCGCAGCGAGGCCGTCGAGAAGGCGGACCCGGTCACCCAGGATCTCCTGCTCGGCATCATCGCCCGTCTGGAGCAACTGCACTGGATGTGGCAGGCCCAATCGGCCTAGTACGGCTACCCGGAAGGACGTCGACATGACGAGACCCGACGCACGACCCTTCGCCCGGATCCCCGCCACCTATCGGGCCCGGCGCACCGACCCTGCCCGGACCCACACCGGCCAGGGCCTCGAGGACAACCGGAACATCCCCGCATTCGTCCTGTGCTTCCTCGGCGTGGTGGCCCTGGGAGCGGCGCTGACCGCGGCGGGCTACGGCTTCGCCGGCTGGGCGGTGATCGCCGGGATCGTCTGCGCGGTCTGCCTCGTCGGCGGCGTCGCCTGGCTGCTGATCGAACGCCGCCGCATCCGGGCCACCGAATTCGACCGCCAGGGGCACTGACCGCCGTCCCGGCGAATACGGTGTGCGTCGCCGACCCTGCGGTGACGCACACCGTCCACCGGATGCAGAATTCAGCGCCGCACCGCGGTGACGAACTCCTGCGCCTTGGTTTTCGCGCCCTGGAGCATCAGATGCCAGGCATCGGGGTCGCCGTGCAGCACGGCCTGGGCGGTCGACTCCAGCTGATCCCAGGTGGCGTGCGGCGGGATCGGCGGCACCTCCGGATCGCAGCGCACATCCAGCAGCATCGGCCCGTCGGCGGCGAAGGCCTGCTGCCAGGCGTCGGCGAGTTGATCGGGATGGTCGACGGCGATCGACGGCACGCCGAAGCCGCGCGCGACGTCCGCGTAGGAGATGTCCGGAAGAGACTGGGACTCTTCGAATTTCGGCGCGCCGCCCATCGCGCGCAGCTCCCAGGTGACCTGGTTGAGATCGTTGTTGTGGAAGACGCAGATCACCAGCCGCGGATCGCTCCAGCGGTCGCGATAGCGCGCGATGGTCATCAGTTCGGCCAGGCCGTTCATCTGCATGGCGCCGTCGCCGACCAGGGCGACCGCGGGCCGGTCCGGGTGGGCGAACTTCGCGCCGATCGCGTACGGCACACCGGGACCCATCGTGGCCAGCGTGCCCGACAGCGAGCCGCGCATCCGGCCGCGGAAGCGCAGGCAGCGGGCATACCAGTTGGTGGACGAGCCGGAATCCGCTGTGACGATGGCGTTCTCGGGGATGCAGCGCGACAGCTCCCACACCACCCGCATCGGGTTGACCGGTTTCGCGTCGAGCATCGACTGCCGTTCGACGGTTTTCCACCAGCGGGCGACGTTCGCCTCGATCGTCTCGCGCCAGGAGCCGTCCGTCTTGGCGGTCAGCAACGGAATCAGTTCCGTCAGAGTGGCTTTCGCGTCACCGAGCAGGGTCACCTCGGTCGGGTAGCGCATGCCGATCATGGCGCCGTCGATATCGATCTGGACGGCCCGCGCCTGATCCAGATCGGGCAGGAACTGGGTGTAGGGGAAGCTCGAGCCGATCATCAGCAGCGTGTCGCAATCGCGCATCATCTCGTAGCTGGGCCGGGTGCCCAGCAGGCCGATCGACCCGGTCACGAACGGCAGATCGTCGGCGAGCACATCCTTGCCCAGCAACGCCTTCGCCACACCCGCGCCGGTGAGGTCCGCGACCTCCACCACGAGATCCGCGGCGTCGCGCGCGCCCTGGCCGATCAGGATCGCCACCCTGGATCCGGCGTTGAGCACCGCCGCGGCGCGCTCGATCTCGGACCGGGCGGGCACCACCGTCGGGTGCATCACCTGCGGCGGGCTCGACGGCACCTGTTTGAAGGCGTGTTCCGGCGGCCGATACGGCTCCTCCTGCAGATCCGACGGGACGATCACCGCCGTCGGCGCGCGGCGTGCGCGGGCGATCCGGAAGGCGCGGTCCAGCGCGTTGGGCAGCTGGCTGGCGACGTTCACCTCGACGAGATATTCGCTGGCCACATCCTTGAACAGCGACTGGAGATCGACCTCCTGCTGATAACTGCCGCCCATCGCGCTGCGCGCGGTCTGGCCGACGATCGCCACCACCGGCACATGGTCCAGTTTGGCGTCGTACAACCCGTTCAGCAGATGGATCGCGCCCGGACCGGACGTCGCCGCGCACACCCCGACCTCGCCGCTGAACTTCGCGTAGCCGGTCGCCTCGAACGCCGCCATCTCCTCGTGCCGCGCCTGGACGAAGGCCGGACCCTCGCCGGCGGCCCGCCCGAACGCCGCGATCAAACCGTTGATGCCGTCACCGGGGTAGCCGAACACCTGCCGGACACCCCACTCCCGCAGGCGCTGCAGGACATAGTCACCCACTTGCTGTGTCATCTGGTCTCCCGTCCGGTCCGTTGCTCGTGTCGGCGGGCGGATACCCGGCGGCCGCGCACCCAATCAGCTGTGTGTGCCGGTCCGGACGGGGTAGTCGCCGCACATTCCCCGGCTCCACCTCGTACGAAGGGTCAGGTCATGACACGTTCCGATTCCGTACCGTCCACTCGGGCCGTCGATCTGCCGGACCCGATGCCGCCGCGTGGCCCGAAGGCCACGAATCGGTTGCGGCCTGTCGCGCAGAGCCCGGCCGGCGGTGCGCGTTGACCACCCGGGAGGTCCGGCTCGAGGATCCGGGTTCCGTTGCGGTGTACCGGTTTCCGACACCCGGACCGGAATCCGACGGCACCCTGGCCTGGACCTCGACCACCGCCGTCACCGTGCGGCTCGAGGCCGGTGGCCGCAGCGGTCTGGGCTGGACCTACAGCACCCCCGCGGCGGCCGCGATCATCCGGGACGAACTGCTGCCGATCCTGATCGGCCGCTCGCCCTGGGACATTCCGCAGTGCCGGCTCGAAATGCGCCGGGCCTGCCGCGATTTCGGCACCACCGGGGTCGTCGCGCAGGCGCTCAGCGCCGTCGACATCGCGTTGTGGGATCTGAAGGCGCGGTTGCTGGACACCTCACTGGCACGGCTGCTGGGGGGCGTGCGCGCCGCCGCGCCGGTCTACGGCTCCGGCGGCTTCACCAATCTGCCCGACGAGGATCTCGACGAACAGATCACCTCCTGGCTGGCCGCCGGCTGTACCGCGGTCAAGATCAAGATCGGCCGCGACACCGCCCGCGACCTGGACCGCCTGGTGCGCGCCGCCGACCTCGTCACCGGCCGGGCCGAACTCATGGTCGACGCCGCCGGCGCCTACCCCACCGGATATGCCCGCCGGGTCGGGACCGCGCTGGACGAACTGGGTGTGACCTGGTTCGAGGAACCGGTGCGCAGCGAGGACCCGGCAGGCCTGGCGGTGGTCCGCGACGGTGTCGAATGTGATGTCGCCGCAGGCGAATACATCTACGATCCGATGGGCGCCGCGGCCCTGCTCGACGTGGTGGACTGCCTGCAACTGGACGTCACCCGCTGCGGCGGGTACAGCGGATTCCTGGAATGCGCCGCACTGGCCGCCGCGCACGGCCTCGAGGTCTCCGCCCACTGCGCGCCCGCGCTGCACGCGCCGGTGGCCGCGGCCGTGCCCAATCTCCGGCACGTGGAATGGTTCATCGACCACGCCCGGCTCGAGCCGCTGCTCGTCGACGGCGTCCCCGAGGTCGTCGACGGCCTGCTGCCGCGCGCGGGCGAGCACGGTGACTGCGGTCACGGCATGACCATCGCGGCCAGTGCGGCGGAATTCCGGATCTGAGCCCGGCGCGGTCGCGGCGCCGATACCCGTGCCGGGCGTTCACGGATATCTCGGCCGCGGGCAGGCGTGCCGCGAGCATGGCTGGGTATCCTGACGAAAGTGTGGAAGAGCGATGTTCGCGATGTCCGTCCGGCGGGAGGGTCCGGGCAGCGAGGAGCGCAAGCGGTATGAGCATCGAGTTCGACAGCACCAGCCTGGCGGCGACCGAGGAGTTCCTCAACCGGAACTACACCACCATGCGGATCGGCAACGACACATCCGGCCCGGTCCGCAGCACGGTCGTCCGGGAGCGGCTGGGCGATGTGAACCTGGATCGGCTGGACCTCGGCTTCGACATGAGTTACGACGCCGAGCCGCTGGGCCGGATCTGCCTGTGCGAGGTCGAAACCGGCTGGGTGGAGGAGAACTACCACGACGCCGGCACCGATTACTTCGGATCGGGTGAGATCGCCGTCCTGACCCCGCCGGATCTGCCGTATTCCGGGGTGATCCACACCGCTCGTTATCGCATCACCATGTTCGATCCGGCCGATCTCACGCGCGTCGCCGAGGTCGAGGCGGGCATTCCGGTGGAGTTGACCGGCCACCGGCCCGTCTCGGTCGCGGCCGGTCGGCGGCTGGCCGCGACGCTCGCGCACCTGCGGCAGCTCGTCGGCGACTACAACGGGCAGGTGCCGCCGCTGGTGGCGGCGACCGCCACGCAGTTCCTCGCCGCCACCGTGCTGGACACCTTCCCGAACACCGCGTCCGCGGAGCTGACCGCCACCGACCGGGCCGACGCGCATCCGGCCGCCCTGCGCCGGGCGCTGGCGTACATGGAGGGCCGGGTGCACGACGACATCGCGGTCGGCGATATCGCCGCGGCCGCCTACATCTCGGTGCGCGCCCTGCAATTGGCGTTCCGCCGCCATCTCGGCACCACGCCGATGGCCCATCTGGCCCGCTTGCGGCTACAGGGCGCGCACGAACAACTCACCGACGGCAAGGGCGCGACCGTCTCGGCGATCGCGACCGACTGGGGATTCGGCCACCCCGGCCGGTTCGCCGCGCTGTACCGGCGGCACTACGGCCGCTCACCCGCCGCCACCCTCGGCGACCGGCCGGATCCGCCCGATACCGCCGGCTAGGTCCGCGCCTCAGACCCAGTTCGGCAGGGAGCGCTCGGCATAGCGGGCGCCGTAGCCGCCGGTCGGCAGGATCTCGTCGATCGCGGCCAGATCCGCGGCCGTCAGCGCCACCTCGGCGGCCCCGACGTTCTCCTCGACCCGGGCCGGGCTGCGGGTGCCGGGAATCGGCACGATGTGCTCGCCGCGGGTGAGCAGCCACGCCAGCGCCAGCTGCGAGATCGTGCAGCCCTTGCCGGCCGCGAGGTCGCCGAGCCGCCGTACGGCCTCGGTGTTCTTCTCGAAATTGCCCGGCTGCCAGCGCGGATCGTGATTGCGCATATCGGTCGGGTCGTATTCGCCGGCGGGTTTCGCGGCGCCGGTGATGAATCCGCGGCCCAGCGGCGAATACGGGACGAATCCGATGCCGAGTTCGGTGAGCGTCGGGAACAGCTGCTCGACATCCCGCTCGAACAGCGAGTACTCGGTCTGCAACACCGACACCGGATGTACGGCGTGCGCGCGGCGGATGGTCTGCGGCCCGGCCTCGCTGAGGCCCAGATATTTGACCTTGCCCTGCGCGATCAGCTCCCCGACCGTGCCCGCGACGTCCTCGATCGGCACCTGCGGATCCACCCGGTGCTGGTAGAGCACGTCGACATGGTCGACCCCGAGATACCGCAGGCTGTTGTCGAGGACCTCCCGGATGTGCTCGGGGCGGCTGTCGGTGCCGTACTCGCGGGTGAATCCGAATTTGGTGGCGAGCACGATCTCGTCCCGGAATCCGGCCACCGCACGGCCGACGATCTTCTCGTTCTCGCCCCAGCCGTACAGCTCGGCGGTGTCGAAGAAGGTGACGCCCAGCTCGTGGGCACGGCGGATGGTGTCGATCCCCTGCTGCTCGTCGCCGGGACCGTAGGCGAGGGAGATCCCCATCGCGCCGTAGCCGATCGCCGCCCCCGCGAGCCCCTGGTTGCCGAGTGTCCTGTGTTCCACGAATGCGCCTCTCTGGTCAAACCAAACAGTTCGGTTTTACCGTACGCGTCCCCCTCGCGACCGTCAAACCGAACAGTTCGGTTTGCTAGACTGCCCGGATGACCCCTCCGACCGGCCCGGACTCCACCCGCGATCGCATCCTGGCCGCGGCCAAGACCGAGTTCGCCGCGTACGGGATCGCCGGGGCGCGGGTGGATCGGATCGCCAAGGCGGCGAAGACGAGCAAGGAACGCGTCTACGCGTATTTCCGCAGCAAGGAGAACCTCTACCAGTACGTCGCCGCCCAGGAGCTGGCCGCGATCGCCGAGGCCACCCGGATGGATCCCACCGATCTGCCGGCGTACGCGGGCCGCGTGCACGACTATTTCGCGGCCCACCCCGACAACCACCGCCTGATGCAGTGGGGGCAGCTGGAACTCACCGCCGACGGTCCCGGCAATGCCACCACGGATACCGTGCACCGCAAGACCGAGCAGTTGCGCGAGGCGCAGCGGGCCGGGCACCTCGATCCCGCCTGGGATCCGCTCGACATCCTGATGTTCGTCAACCAGCTCGCCACCGCCTGGGCGGGCCGGCCGGATCTGCTGCACCGGCCGGGTGCGGCGGCGCAACCCGCCGCCCGGCGGGCCGCGGTCGTCGCCGCGGTGCGCACCCTGTTCCCGCCCGCAGGGCCGGATTCCGGCCCCGACCTGGATTGAGCCCATGGTGATGGACGATGCGGGCACGGCCCGCGAACTGCGCCTGGTGACCGGACGGCTGGCGCGCCGGATCCGCCGGCTGGTGGTCGACGCCGACGAGGGGGTGGCCTTCCTCGAGCTGGCCGTCCTGCACCGGCTCGACCGCGACGGCCCGGCCTCCCCGGGATCACTGTCCTCGGACGAGGAGGTCACCACGCCCGCGATCGCCATGGTGCTGCGCCACCTCGAGGAACTGGGCCTGGTCGAGCGGACCCGGGATCCGGCCGACGGCCGCCGGGTCGTGGTGACCATCACCGAAACCGGCCGCCGCGGGCTGCGGACCCGCAACGAGGCCGTGGTCGCCCGCCTGCACGCGGTCCTGCGCGACGACCTCGACGAGGCCGAGTGCGCGGCGCTCGCCGCCGCCCTGCCGGTGCTCGGCAAGGTGGCCGGCCTGCTGTGAAAGCATTTGCCTAATCTGGATTAGATAACCTAATTTAGGTGCCGGTGCCGGATCTCCGGCGCCACCGTTCGCGAGAAAGTAGCCGCAGTGATCACCGCTACCTGGAAGCCGCTGGATCCCGACCTGGCCGCATTCCTCACCGCATTCGAAAGTAGTTCCGCCACACCGGAATCCGATCAGGGCGAGCAGTTCGCCGAACAGTTCGTCACCGCGGACCCCAACCGGGCGATCGTGGTCACCCGGGAGGCCCTCGTCGGTTCCCTGCCGATGCGCCGCCGCCTGTTCGAATCGGCGGGGCTGGGGCACGCGGTCTGCGTGGCCTCCGCTCAGCTCGATCTCGACGAACACCACGCCCTCGTCACGACGGACTGGGACACCCCGCGCGCCGGGGCCGAACCGATCCGGCTCGAATCCACCTATCTGATCCGCCGCGACGACGAGGGCCCGCGAATCCTGGTCTACCTCAACCACCGTGACATCGTCGCCGTGCTCGGCGCACTGTGACCACGGTGCTCGGCGCACGGTGACCGGCCCGGCGCCGCATGACATTCCGGAAACGACGGTGGGTGGTGGCGCCGGGAGCGGGTAGTCGCCGGACATGCCGGAAATTCGAGAAGTAGTGCGATGCCGCCCGGGTCAGAACGCCCTGGCCCGCGGGTACTACGAATGCGATTGCGGCCGCGGTCACTGGTGCCTCACCGAGGGCGGCGGACGGGAGATGCCGGCGTTGCCCGGGGAATGCCCCGGCGCCGAGTGGGTATTGCAACGCCTGACCCCGCACCCACCGCCGGACGCCGCGGTGCGGCCCGAGAACCCCTGGTATCCGGGCAGTTTCGACTCGAACGGAGGAAGGCATGCCCCAGCAGCAATGGAGCGACAAGCGTGAGCGTCAGTACGAGCACATCAAGGATTCCGCGGAGGAGCGCGGGGCGAGCACCCGCCGCGCCGAGGAGATCGCCGCCCGGACGGTGAACAAGAATCGCGCCCGCAGCGGCGAATCGAAGACCGCGAGCCGCACGTCCGTCGAGGACATGTCGCCGCAGCGCCGCGGTGGTCTGCGCTCGGGGACCGACCGGCCCAAGGGACCGACCCGCGACCAGCTCTACAACGAGGCCCGGCAGCGCAACATCGAGGGCCGATCGAAGATGACCAAGGGCGAACTGGCCCGCGCGCTCGGACGATAACGCGGACGACACACGGGGCCGGGTGGCATATTCGCCACCCGGCCCCGTTCCGTCCGCTCGCCGATCCCGCGCGGCGGTGCGCGGAATCGGCGAGCGCCTCAGCGGCGG
This DNA window, taken from Nocardia sp. BMG111209, encodes the following:
- a CDS encoding thiamine pyrophosphate-requiring protein, with amino-acid sequence MTQQVGDYVLQRLREWGVRQVFGYPGDGINGLIAAFGRAAGEGPAFVQARHEEMAAFEATGYAKFSGEVGVCAATSGPGAIHLLNGLYDAKLDHVPVVAIVGQTARSAMGGSYQQEVDLQSLFKDVASEYLVEVNVASQLPNALDRAFRIARARRAPTAVIVPSDLQEEPYRPPEHAFKQVPSSPPQVMHPTVVPARSEIERAAAVLNAGSRVAILIGQGARDAADLVVEVADLTGAGVAKALLGKDVLADDLPFVTGSIGLLGTRPSYEMMRDCDTLLMIGSSFPYTQFLPDLDQARAVQIDIDGAMIGMRYPTEVTLLGDAKATLTELIPLLTAKTDGSWRETIEANVARWWKTVERQSMLDAKPVNPMRVVWELSRCIPENAIVTADSGSSTNWYARCLRFRGRMRGSLSGTLATMGPGVPYAIGAKFAHPDRPAVALVGDGAMQMNGLAELMTIARYRDRWSDPRLVICVFHNNDLNQVTWELRAMGGAPKFEESQSLPDISYADVARGFGVPSIAVDHPDQLADAWQQAFAADGPMLLDVRCDPEVPPIPPHATWDQLESTAQAVLHGDPDAWHLMLQGAKTKAQEFVTAVRR
- a CDS encoding helix-turn-helix domain-containing protein — protein: MSIEFDSTSLAATEEFLNRNYTTMRIGNDTSGPVRSTVVRERLGDVNLDRLDLGFDMSYDAEPLGRICLCEVETGWVEENYHDAGTDYFGSGEIAVLTPPDLPYSGVIHTARYRITMFDPADLTRVAEVEAGIPVELTGHRPVSVAAGRRLAATLAHLRQLVGDYNGQVPPLVAATATQFLAATVLDTFPNTASAELTATDRADAHPAALRRALAYMEGRVHDDIAVGDIAAAAYISVRALQLAFRRHLGTTPMAHLARLRLQGAHEQLTDGKGATVSAIATDWGFGHPGRFAALYRRHYGRSPAATLGDRPDPPDTAG
- a CDS encoding Dps family protein — its product is MAHPITTELDREQQRIAGDALCDTVIDLIDLALIGKQAHWNVIGPRFRSVHLALDELVFAVREFTDSAAERATAVGVSPDGRARTVAERTGAEGFPVGWQRDDEVTTAIVANLTAVIRRLRKRSEAVEKADPVTQDLLLGIIARLEQLHWMWQAQSA
- a CDS encoding enolase C-terminal domain-like protein, which gives rise to MTTREVRLEDPGSVAVYRFPTPGPESDGTLAWTSTTAVTVRLEAGGRSGLGWTYSTPAAAAIIRDELLPILIGRSPWDIPQCRLEMRRACRDFGTTGVVAQALSAVDIALWDLKARLLDTSLARLLGGVRAAAPVYGSGGFTNLPDEDLDEQITSWLAAGCTAVKIKIGRDTARDLDRLVRAADLVTGRAELMVDAAGAYPTGYARRVGTALDELGVTWFEEPVRSEDPAGLAVVRDGVECDVAAGEYIYDPMGAAALLDVVDCLQLDVTRCGGYSGFLECAALAAAHGLEVSAHCAPALHAPVAAAVPNLRHVEWFIDHARLEPLLVDGVPEVVDGLLPRAGEHGDCGHGMTIAASAAEFRI
- a CDS encoding MarR family winged helix-turn-helix transcriptional regulator, whose protein sequence is MVMDDAGTARELRLVTGRLARRIRRLVVDADEGVAFLELAVLHRLDRDGPASPGSLSSDEEVTTPAIAMVLRHLEELGLVERTRDPADGRRVVVTITETGRRGLRTRNEAVVARLHAVLRDDLDEAECAALAAALPVLGKVAGLL
- a CDS encoding aldo/keto reductase codes for the protein MEHRTLGNQGLAGAAIGYGAMGISLAYGPGDEQQGIDTIRRAHELGVTFFDTAELYGWGENEKIVGRAVAGFRDEIVLATKFGFTREYGTDSRPEHIREVLDNSLRYLGVDHVDVLYQHRVDPQVPIEDVAGTVGELIAQGKVKYLGLSEAGPQTIRRAHAVHPVSVLQTEYSLFERDVEQLFPTLTELGIGFVPYSPLGRGFITGAAKPAGEYDPTDMRNHDPRWQPGNFEKNTEAVRRLGDLAAGKGCTISQLALAWLLTRGEHIVPIPGTRSPARVEENVGAAEVALTAADLAAIDEILPTGGYGARYAERSLPNWV
- a CDS encoding TetR family transcriptional regulator; this translates as MTPPTGPDSTRDRILAAAKTEFAAYGIAGARVDRIAKAAKTSKERVYAYFRSKENLYQYVAAQELAAIAEATRMDPTDLPAYAGRVHDYFAAHPDNHRLMQWGQLELTADGPGNATTDTVHRKTEQLREAQRAGHLDPAWDPLDILMFVNQLATAWAGRPDLLHRPGAAAQPAARRAAVVAAVRTLFPPAGPDSGPDLD